One window of the Pseudoliparis swirei isolate HS2019 ecotype Mariana Trench unplaced genomic scaffold, NWPU_hadal_v1 hadal_64, whole genome shotgun sequence genome contains the following:
- the LOC130191429 gene encoding DELTA-sagatoxin-Srs1a-like, translating to MTESAEDVAADVCSKRSVTIEIGNITNNYCLVNPKVFLENGETYNPPQPTVRPLKTEVCTFSKSSGRATGSIGVLTYDLLERSQNDYIETLAIMFSVPWDYNLYKNWFAVGLYKKGRNCDKDLFKEMYYEKKQHEHGFAREDAVGSGINYVGKYLDVKATMSPLGNAIMKVELWDKLFTPMGH from the exons ATGACAGAGTCAGCCGAAGATGTGGCAGCCGATGTGTGCAGCAAGCGGAGCGTTACCATTGAAATCGGGAATATCACCAACAACTACTGCCTCGTCAACCCCAA GGTGTTCCTTGAAAATGGGGAGACGTACAACCCACCTCAACCCACAGTGCGCCCCCTGAAGACAGAGGTGTGCACCTTCTCCAAGTCTAGTGGCAGAGCAACCGGCAGCATTGGCGTGCTGACCTACGACCTATTAGAGAGGTCGCAAAACGACTACATTGAGACTCTGGCCATCATGTTCTCGGTCCCGTGGGACTACAACCTGTACAAGAACTGGTTCGCGGTGGGCCTCTACAAGAAGGGCCGCAACTGCGATAAGGATTTGTTCAAAGAAATGTACTACGAGAAGAAACAGCACGAGCACGGGTTTGCCAGAGAGGACGCTGTTGGATCAGGAATCAATTATGTGGGCAAATACTTAGACGTCAAGGCCACAATGAGTCCCCTGGGCAATGCCATCATGAAGGTGGAGCTGTGGGATAAGCTTTTCACACCCATGGGCCATTAG